From Triticum aestivum cultivar Chinese Spring chromosome 7B, IWGSC CS RefSeq v2.1, whole genome shotgun sequence:
CTATAGCTtcacaaagtatttttgtattcttCAAAACATTTCACTTTGAATTACAGCAGTCAATGATTGACGACAGTTAAACATAAGCTCAACAGTAGTAGCAAAAATGGTGGTAGTTGCAGAGTATGGTAGTCAGTTTGCAACAAACAGAATTTTGTGCCCACTTCATCTGGCTACAAAAAGGGGAATGTGGTGATCATAATGTTATTTCACATAAATCTGTAAAATAACTTAACAGTTCATGCACTCACTTTAGTATCTTTGCAAATAATCCAAAGATTGACCAAATTACGCAAGAGCTAGCAATCTCTAGGTAACACCAATGGCACCATTCTGCAAATACTGCATCTGGCGTGCACACGCACAAGTGATTAGCTACTTCTGCTGACCTCTTAAACTGGTTCGTCTAGAAATAGCTAGGGTTCTGCACTCCGATTTCCGCTGGTAGAAACTGCAGATGTACTGACCTAACAGTCGGGGAGGTGGTACAGCGGTGGTGGTGCCCGATGACTCGGTCGAGGCGTCGGCGATGCGGCCGCAGCCGGAGGCGGCGCAGCGAGCCGtcgaggagggcggcggcgcggcgcagcCGCGAGAAGCAACTGTTGTCTCGCTCTCACTCACTTCATTCGCGTGCTACGGCGGCGACTGGCTGCCCTTCTACTTTTTTTTTTGAGGGCTAGGCTGCCCTTCTACTGAGGCACTGGGTCAGCGACAATAATTGGGCCCAATATGGTCTGGCCGACGAAGCGCATAATAAAAAATCTAGCCCAATAAGAAAACGGTAATGTTACCTGATGAACGTTCGCTCAAATGGCATTTCGAACGATTTTTATGGCATTTTTAGTTGTGTGGAATGACAGTTTTTCagagtgacatggcattttttgGCCAAATATGAGGTCCCATCAGAAAATATGTGTTAAGAAAATATGTGTTAGGGCATTCCAATTTTAAGACACTGGAAtcccctcaaaagaaaaaaaatcaagacaATGGAAGAATAATAACAGCACCATAGTTTAAACTGTGTATATACTCTCTCGATTTCAACATAATTAATGTTCTAAGATTGTCCTGAGTCAAATTTCATTATGTTTGACCAAGTCTATAACAAAATTTACCAACATCTACGAAACCAAATTTACTTCACTAGATTCATTATGAAACGAatttttcttatatatatatatatatatatatatatatatatatatatatatatatatatatatatataggaaaatggttgTGTACTTCTGGGAGTACGTACTCCCGCTCCTCATATACCACATAAATGAGTTTTCTATACctctttattatttttaatatacttcattagtAATTATTAGATACCCCAAAATGAGTTTCATGGAAAAATTCATGTGAGTCTACATATTTCTAAATGTTTACGTATATACTGATGTGTTTGTACGTGAAAAAGGTATATTACAAAAAGTACGTCCCAGATGATATTTTTTCAACAAAACTCATATTGAGGTATCTTAAaatatttaatgaagtatattGAGAATGATAAAGAGGTATAATTAATACGTATATGATGTATATTGAGGATGGGAGTACATACTCCTAGGAGTACAGAAAaggagtcctatatatatatatatatatatatatttgatttCACAGATGTTTGCGGATTATTATATAGACTTGGTCAATTTTTAAAAAGTTGACTTAAAAAAATCCTAGAACTTCAATCattttggaatggatggagtattaacttcttttgtttttgtttttgtgagAGCTACGTGTATATCCAGCTTGCCATGATTGAAATCTTGAAGTAGTTCCAAGAGATCTCAACGTACCAAAGGCCAATTTGTCGGGAAAGAAAAATCAACCAAGAATCATTATGTTCCGTCTAGAAAAAGTGTTTCTAAACTCCAATAGAGTAACAATTTCAAGTAAAATTGCTTGAtcaacttcagaaaaatcaagagGAATCAATAAATGAAAAAAAGACCAATACACGACCAAAACAAAAATGTTACACTTACAGGCCTAGGGTTACGGAGGAACTTACAGGAGGACATGTCCCAATACAATTATAACTGGCCATGGAAAACCCGGCCCGGTCGACATAACCCGACCCGGTCTTGCCCACAGGCCGGGCCTGGGCCTAAGTTTTGAGCCCGAAGGCCAGGTCTGTTGGGAAAcgtgtagaaaacaaaacaaaaattcgccctacgaacacccaagaacaatatgaagatgcataacaggtTGTGATCAATGATCATTACCGACTCGAGGAGTGCACcggaagtagacgagtcggtgtagattgTACTTGAAGTCCCTCAAATGTTGATGACGATCCTGCGAACCGCCCATGAATGATCCCTCGAACAGAAGACCAAAAGCACGATCTCTCTACTTGATTGCagcagcgcttcgccgtccagagctaatcgtcgccggagaattagagggagaagattagaaccacacggggcttctaattatgaggattaaagGTGGCTAGGGTTCGCtttaattagtcaactaggaccaactagaacatgCACTAGATCaattagaggaggctccaaaacttgtatctCATAGGGTGGAAATCCTGTAGTATATATGATTGGGGGGTAGGGGGCTGCCACCAAGGGGGAAAGAGCCCCTTTGGGGCGCTGGCCAAGGGAAGGGGGTaataggatcccccccccccttaGGAAAGGGGGGACTCCTCCCttgttgggcccttgtggcccaactccttctccacctcttggccttatttggcccgttgatattaaattaaatatattttTGTTCTAAACATTTTCAAAGCATAATATATATAATTTAAAATCtccggaaacattttccacctatatatattaatcggtaatacccgatattcaccgaaaccctttcgatgaccccgaaacgcttccgaaacctctcggaactattccgaatattaatgaaacaatttcacaaatatattctcatcactcccatcCTACTAGCTCTCAATATATCATGATTACTTTAAGATCGTGACCCCATAGGTTCGGTaaccatagacatgaacaaaaccccttcgttcagtgaccgatagcggaaccgtggacatccatattggtCCCTATGACTACATGAATGAttttcgagtgaacctttggttatcatgtgatgttcccttcgCTTCGCAATACTTTACAAAATccggtgtgcatcggtatcctcttgagtcatcaccatgctcactataccgttgctcccattaccgattttgttcttctttcttgttgacgTGTTACAACATCCCTGTGACGTAGTCACCTGTGGCTGGCCAGACAATAATGGATGCCTTCACACCAAGAGGGAACTAAGAATATCTCTCtatcgttggaggagcaaatcccacccTCAAGCtgtccggtcacttgtcaaactttccggtgagcttgaaagttgtcgttatgatcaccttgttacatatgacgtttgagcaaccccaaagcccactgcCTGATAGGAAGTGAtcgagacactctcatggtctgaggaactaaaacacatgctaacacttcgtgttataacagatgatttcaGACGATATGATCACCTAGTATAACacaagtattgggtcgattcaatatgataaGTTGTTCtagcaaataattggcaaccaaactagacatactccctccgtccggtgaagagtgtacgtttgactttaaaatttgtccacaaaaaagtgtacttctatcttcccaGTGCACtttaatgtataaaaaaatgttgttCTCTCATCACACGataatcaagaccaataacattcTACACATGGTCTCCTTAATTTCTACATACACTTAGCTCATTAGGGGGTGGGTAATTAAAAAGGAGAGAGATGATGTCTTGTATCTTCCCAATGCGTTTTTTATTTCACTTtataatttattttaaaatttctaTCGAAAAAGCTATTTTCCAGTCGACGGGCGTGAACGATTTGCGAACCCTCCGATCCGCTTCTGCTCTAGCACGTAAAAAGAGCTCCAAAAAAATAGTGTCCCTACTAGGATTTGAATACACACCAGTTGGTTGTGGCCACGATGCGCTACCAGTTGAGATGACTATCTATTCTGTTTCATTTGCAGATTAATTGGTATTTCTACcttaataaattctaaaaatgctgATATTTTTTAGATGTTCATGTTAGTGTAACAAGCGTGCTTGTCAATTTTCATGCAAAACGGGATAGCGTCGCTTCGTTTTTTAAGATAACATTTGTTGTTCaacttgttttttttttgtttttgcacatGTCAACATgcttgaaggggagccttggcgcagtggtaaagctgctgccttgtgaccatgaggtcatgggttcaagtcctggaaacagcctcttacagaaatgtagggaaaggctgcgtactatagacccaaagtggtcggacctttctctggaccctgcgcaagcgggagctacatgcaccaggttgcacATGTCAACATgcttaagccccccccccccctccccctaaaaattatatatatatatatattcaaacaaatttgaacTTGGCAAAATATATTTTTGGCGCGCATGAGCATATACTCCCTAGAGCCAAAAACAATATCCGCCACTCCTACctctttttagattttttttgtggCATCAAACACTCTACACTAGTCCTGTAGGATTCAAATTCAAATGAGCATACCACTCCAGTCGTGTATTCATTCTATTCCTGCCTTTTGAGAATCCTGCGAATTAAAGAGGGCCTAAATGTGTAACCCGCTGACAAGTGAGGTCCATGCGACATAagaactacttcctccgttccataatataagaacgtttttcaaacTAACATAGTTtggaaaacgttcttatattatgggacatagggagtatATAAAAGGTTATAGTTTtagagaatctgagaaagtggagGGCTTCAAAACCTTTGAAGGAGAAGCCATTCTAAAGCTCTCTGTTTAGGGAATCTTTTAGAGTTGCTCTTAGCAAGTCATGGCTAGTGACAAATCAAGTGTTATATAAGGAGGTAAGGCGACCTAAGGCGAGCACCACCGGCGCCTTATCACCTAAGTGTCTAAGGCAGGATGCCTTAAAACGATTTATATCAATTATTTGATACCgccttttatttttatcttttttagAAATACTTGTAACTACAAATACAATGTTTTGGATGAAGATCCAAAAAATTACAAAGTAATTCCTAAAAGTAGGAATTGCAATTAAACCACTTAAACCACTATTTCAAAATTTGTACCATGATCTAAAGGGTGTCACATGATTCATGTTAGTCAAATTTCTGTGCCAGAATGCCTCAACACACGTACCCCAGATCTGAAACATGATTAACTTAAGTGTAAACACAAGAATGTGTAATGTCTGGACAGATTTAGCCAAACAGAAGAAGAATATCAGCTCCCCCCTCTCCAGTTAATGTCGGCGTCTAGAAAAGGGTAAAGCGCAGCTCTTGACAAACTTAGCACTAACCAAATGTGGCAAGAGGGGGACAGGTCCGAAAACAAGGCCTTAACACAAACATGATTAGTAACCCTCGATACTGATTTTCCCGTCTGGGATGAAGATCGGTAGCAGCGCCTGCACCAACGTACCGATCCTAGGATCATCTTTGCTGCAGCATATCTTGATTCTCTCGATACGAGGATAGCCCCTGATTGCCGGTGCTTGCCTTGATGGTAATGAAGCAGATTCAACCTCCTTGCGTGTTTCACAGTGCTCCTGCGGCGTGTCAAAACCACACGGGAGTATCAGCTTTGATCATTCTGATGCTGTAGCAAAGCAGTGCCAGCTAGACATACATATCTGGGAGAAGTATTACCATCTTGAGCTTAACAGTTAGCTCTTTCAGCATGGGCGGGCGATGGACAATACGGAACAGTGGGTAGAAGTCAGCAGCCATGCACCAATCACCCAGCACCAAGCTCGTCAGATTGCTAAACATCGGGCATGCTTGCAAACCCCTCTCGAATGTGAGCTTCACAAGCAATATGATCATGTTAAGGAGTTGAAAATAGAGCAAGCTGAATAGTTAATGATACAATATTTCCATGCTAGCTTGCCAACATATAGTAAAGAGTACATAATCACTTCAAAAAGTAGATTGTGTCTGACTTTAAAACTAAGAAGCGACTAATTCGGCATGCAAATATATTCACCTACGAATATGAAAAGGAAAATAACCCATCAGTACCTCAGGTAACGGTGCATGCAACTCCAATGTTGTGGCATGTGAAAGGCCATCAAGTAGATGATGATCTACTTCTGTGTTATCATCATAATGAAACTCAGACCCTAGACTAAGCGAAGCTGACACTAGAGAAGACAGATCCCAGGTAACTATAGCACCACGACGACATTCTGGGTCAATGACAGAGAGATGGGTAAGCTTCCTAGCACCAATCAGGAGATCATTGCCAATGATGCAGTCGATGATATGTAGAACCTTGAGTGAGCTCGATGAGATCCTCCTTGTATCGAGAATGCAACACTCCAACTCTAGATGTTCGAGCACAGGCCAGTCATAATTCAGCGGCTTATCGAACCAATCGTTCAAACGGACATACCAGAGCCTGATTCTTTTGAGGTACAGAGAAGGAAACATTGCTGTGCTATCCAAAATCAGATGGTGGTGAAATCCAGAAATATGAAGGAGACGAACTTTGTGCTTGATGGCATGACGAATCCACACAGAACTCTTCTTACTACTGCGAGTCGTGATGACGACCCGGACCTCATCCAAGGAAACAGTGCCGTCACGCAAGAGCAGCAAGTGGTCCACGAAGTTCTCCAGCTTGTGGTTATCAAAGCAAGCAATGCCCACATCATTTTTAACCACGAAGTCTTTGTTGTTGATGTGGATAAATGGAACAGAGCTCCAGAGattgcgccaccttggtgagagaAGACTTGTGCGCACGACCTCCGGCGTCGGCAGGAAGGACATCACGTGGTGGAGCAGATCGTCGGACAGGCTGCTGAGCCTGTCGATACCGTTGTCGTTGCCTCGCACACTCTTGGAACCACAGGGAATGGATGCTGGTGCCGACATTTTATCAAACAGGATGGCTGCATAAATCAACAAAAGGCAAAGCGAATGCATATATAATCAAAATCACAGATATACACATTGAAGAAATCCTAGATACACACGATGAGATGAGATGATTCCATACACGAGACTGTTTCAATCTTGAAGCAACTGTACTGGCAATCACACAATGCGACCTTGTGTAAAAGGATACAGTCTAGGAAAGGAAAAACATATGCAGCCTCGAGCAAAATTCTGTGGAAAATTTCAGCTGTAAATGCCAACATCCTTCTACATTTGTGTCTATGGCATTTCTTCCGAGCAAACTTCTAAGCAAAATAAATCTGGACTGGGTTAGCAAGTAGCAACATTCCGTTACTTGAATGGAAATATTGATTCTTGCACTGAAAAGAAAGAGGTAGGGGGAGAATGACTTCAACGCACTAATAGGAATTTTGCTAAGCAATTATGTTGTCTAAGATATTGAAATAATCCAATAATCACTGCTATAGCTtcacaaagtatttttgtattcttCAAAACATTTCACTTTGAATTACAGCAGTCAATGATTGACGACAGTTAAACATAAGCTCAACAGTAGTAGCAAAAATGGTGGTAGTTGCAGAGTATGGTAGTCAGTTTGCAACAAACAGAATTTTGTGCCCACTTCATCTGGCTACAAAAAGGGGAATGTGGTGATCATAATGTTATTTCACATAAATCTGTAAAATAACTTAACAGTTCATGCACTCACTTTAGTATCTTTGCAAATAATCCAAAGATTGACCAAATTACGCAAGAGCTAGCAATCTCTAGGTAACACCAATGGCACCATTCTGCAAATACTGCATCTGGCGTGCACACGCACAAGTGATTAGCTACTTCTGCTGACCTCTTAAACTGGTTCGTCTAGAAATAGCTAGGGTTCTGCACTCCGATTTCCGCTGGTAGAAACTGCAGATGTACTGACCTAACAGTCGGGGAGGTGGTACAGCGGTGGTGGTGCCCGATGACTCGGTCGAGGCGTCGGCGATGCGGCCGCAGCCGGAGGCGGCGCAGCGAGCCGtcgaggagggcggcggcgcggcgcagcCGCGAGAAGCAACTGTTGTCTCGCTCTCACTCACTTCATTCGCGTGCTACGGCGGCGACTGGCTGCCCTTctactttttttttttgagggctaGGCTGCCCTTCTACTGAGGCACTGGGTCAGCGACAATAATTGGGCCCAATATGGTCTGGCCGACGAAGCGCATAATAAAAAATCTAGGCCAATAAGAAAACGGTAATGTTACCTGATGAACGTTCGCTCAAATGGCATTTCGAACGATTTTTATGGCATTTTTAGTTGTGTGGAATGACAGTTTTTCagagtgacatggcattttctgGCCAAATATGAGGTCCCATAAGAAAATATGTGTTAAGAAAATATGTGTTAGGGCATTCCAATTTTAAGACACTGGAAtcccctcaaaagaaaaaaaatcaagacaATGGAAGAATAATAACAGCACCATAGTTTAAACTGTGTATATACTCTCTCGATTTCAACATAATTAATGTTCTAAGATTGTCCTGAGTCAAATTTCATTATGTTTGACCAAGTCTATAACAAAATTTACCAACATCTACGAAACCAAATTTACTTCACTAGATTCATTATGAAACGAatttttcttatatatatatatatatatatatacatatatatatataggaaaatggttgTGTACTTCTGGGAGTACGTACTCCCGCTCCTCATATACCACATAAATGAGTTTTCTATACctctttattatttttaatatacttcattagtAATTATTAGATACCCCAAAATGAGTTTCATGGAAAAATTCATGTGAGTCTACATATTTCTAAATGTTTACGTATATACTGATGTGTTTGTACGTGAAAAAGGTATATTACAAAAAGTACGTCCCAGATGATATTTTTTCAACAAAACTCATATTGAGGTATCTTAAaatatttaatgaagtatattGAGAATGATAAAGAGGTATAATTAATACGTATATGATGTATATTGAGGATGGGAGTACATACTCCTAGGAGTACAGAAAaggagtcctatatatatatatatatttgatttCACAGATGTTTGCGGATTATTATATAGACTTGGTCAATTTTTAAAAAGTTGACTTAAAAAAATCCTAGAACTTCAATCattttggaatggatggagtattaacttcttttgtttttgtttttgtgagAGCTACGTGTATATCCAGCTTGCCATGATTGAAATCTTGAAGTAGTTCCAAGAGATCTCAACGTACCAAAGGCCAATTTGTCGGGAAAGAAAAATCAACCAAGAATCATTATGTTCAGTCTAGAAAAAGTGTTTCTAAACTCCAATAGAGTAACAATTTCAAGTAAAATTGCTTGAtcaacttcagaaaaatcaagagGAATCAATAAATGAAAAAAGACCAATACACGACCAAAACAAAAATGTTACACTTACAGGCCTAGGGTTACGGAGGAACTTACAGGAGGACATGTCCCAATACAATTATAACTGGCCATGGAAACCCGGCCCGGTCGACATAACCCGACCCGGTCTTGCCCACAGGCCGGGCCTGGGCCTAAGTTTTGAGCCCGAAGGCCAGGTCTGTTGGGAAAcgtgtagaaaacaaaacaaaaattcgccctacgaacacccaagaacaatatgaagatgcataacaggtTGTGATCAATGATCATTACCGACTCGAGGAGTGCACcggaagtagacgagtcggtgtagattgTACTTGAAGTCCCTCAAATGTTGATGACGATCCTGCGAACCGCCCATGAATGATCCCTCGAACAGAAGACCAAAAGCACGATCTCTCTACTTGATTGCagcagcgcttcgccgtccagagctaatcgtcgccggagaattagagggagaagattagaaccacacggggcttctaattatgaggattaaagGTGGCTAGGGTTCGCtttaattagtcaactaggaccaactagaacatgCACTAGATCaattagaggaggctccaaaacttgtatctCATAGGGTGAAAATCCTGTAGTATATATGATTGGGGGTAGGGGGCTGCCACCAAGGGGGAAAGAGCCCCTTTGGGGCGCTGGCCAAGGGAAGGGGGGTAATAGGATCCCCCCCCCTTAGGAAAGGGGGGACTCCTCCCttgttgggcccttgtggcccaactccttctccacctcttggccttatttggcccgttgatattaaattaaatatattttTGTTCTAAACATTTCCAAAGCATAATATATATAATTTAAAATCtccggaaacattttccacctatatatattaatcggtaatacccgatattcaccgaaaccctttcgatgaccccgaaacgcttccgaaacctctcggaactattccgaatattaatgaaacaatttcacaaatatattctcatcactcccatcCTACTAACTCTCAATATATCATGATTACTTTAAGATCGTGACCCCATAGGTTCGGTaaccatagacatgaacaaaaccccttcgttcagtgaccgatagcggaaccgtggacatccatattggtCCCTATGACTACATGAATGAttttcgagtgaacctttggttatcatgtgatgttcccttcgCTTCGCAATACTTTACAAAATCtggtgtgcatcggtatcctcttgagtcatcaccatgctcactataccgttgctcccattaccgattttgttcttctttcttgttgacgTGTTACAACATCCCTGTGACGTAGTCACCTGTGGCTGGCCAAACAATAATGGATGCCTTCACACCAAGAGGGaactaagaatatctctccatcgttggaggagcagATCCCACCCTCAAGCtgtccggtcacttgtcaaactttccggtgagcttgaaagttgtcgttatgatcaccttgttacatatgacgtttgagcaaccccaaagcccactgcCTGATAGGAAGTGAtcgagacactctcatggtctgaggaactaaaacacatgctaacacttcgtgttataacagatgatttcaGACGATATGATCACCTAGTATAACagacaagtattgggtcgattcaatatgataaGTTGTTCtagcaaataattggcaaccaaactagacatactccctccgcccggtgaagagtgtacgtttgactttaaaatttgtccacaaaaaAGTGTACTTCTATCTTCCTAGTGCACTTTAATGTACAAAAAATGTTGTTCTCTCATCACACGataatcaagaccaataacattcTACACATGGTCTCCTTAATTTCTACATACACTTAGCTCATTAGGGGTTGGGTAATTAAAAAGGAGAGAGATGATGTCTTGTATCTTCCCAATGCGTTTTTTATTTCACTTtataatttattttaaaatttctaTCGAAAAAGCTATTTTCCAGTCGACGGGCGTGAACGATTTGCGAACCCTCCGATCCGCTTCTGCTCTAGCACGTAAAAAGAGCTCCAAAAAAATAGTGTCCCTACTAGGATTTGAATACACACCAGTTGGTTGTGGCCACGATGCGCTACCAGTTGAGATGACTATCTATTCTGTTTCATTTGCAGATTAATTGGTATTTCTACcttaataaattctaaaaatgctgATATTTTTTAGATGTTCATGTTAGTGTAACAAGCGTGCTTGTCAATTTTCATGCAAAACGGGATAGCGTCGCTTCGTTTTTTAAGATAACATTTGTTGTTcaacttgtttttttttttttttttcacATGTCAACATgcttgaaggggagccttggcgcagtggtaaagctgctgccttgtgaccattaggtcatgggttcaagtcctggaaacagcctcttacagaaatgtagggaaaggctgcgtactatagacccaaagtggtcggacctttctctggaccctgcgcaagcgggagctacatgcaccaggttgcacATGTCAACATGCTTaagctccccccccccctccccctaaaaattatatatatatatattcaaacaaatttgaacTTGGCAAAATATATTTTTGGCGCGCATGAGCATATACTCCCTAGAGCCAAAAACAATATCCGCCACTCCTACctctttttagattttttttgtggCATCAAACACTCTACACTAGTCCTGTAGGATTCAAATTCAAATGAGCATACCACTCCAGTCGTGTATTCATTCTATTCCTGCCTTTTGAGAATCCTGCGAATTAAAGAGGGCCTAAATGTGTAACCCGCTGACAAGTGAGGTCCATGCGACATAagaactacttcctccgttccataatataagaacgtttttcaaacTAACATAGTTtggaaaacgttcttatattatgggacatagggagtatATAAAAGGTTATAGTTTtagagaatctgagaaagtggagGGCTTCAAAACCTTTGAAGGAGAAGCCATTCTAAAGCTCTCTGTTTAGGGAATCTTTTAGAGTTGCTCTTAGCAAGTCATGGCTAGTGACAAATCAAGTGTTATATAAGGAGGTAAGGCGACCTAAGGCGAGCACCACCGGCGCCTTATCACCTAAGTGTCTAAGGCAGGATGCCTTAAAACGATTTATATCAATTATTTGATACCgccttttatttttatcttttttagAAATACTTGTAACTACAAATACAATGTTTTGGATGAAGATCCAAAAAATTACAAAGTAATTCCTAAAAGTAGGAATTGCAATTAAACCACTTAAACCACTATTTCAAAATTTGTACCATGATCTAAAGGGTGTCACATGATTCATGTTAGTCAAATTTCTGTGCCAGAATGCCTCAACACACGTACCCCAGATCTGAAACATGATTAACTTAAGTGTAAACACAAGAATGTGTAATGTCTGGACAGATTTAGCCAAACAGAAGAAGAATATCAGCTCCCCCCTCTCCAGTTAATGTCGGCGTCTAGAAAAGGGTAAAGCGCAGCTCTTGACAAACTTAGCACTAACCAAATGTGGCAAGAGGGGGACAGGTCCGAAAACAAGGCCTTAACACAAACATGATTAGTAACCCTCGATACTGATTTTCCCGTCTGGGATGAAGATCGGTAGCAGCGCCTGCACCAACGTACCGATCCTAGGATCATCTTTGCTGCAGCATATCTTGATTCTCTCGATACGAGGATAGCCCCTGATTGCCGGTGCTCGCCTTGATGGTAATGAAGCAGATTCAACCTCCTTGCGTGTT
This genomic window contains:
- the LOC123158527 gene encoding F-box protein At5g03100, with product MSAPASIPCGSKSVRGNDNGIDRLSSLSDDLLHHVMSFLPTPEVVRTSLLSPRWRNLWSSVPFIHINNKDFVVKNDVGIACFDNHKLENFVDHLLLLRDGTVSLDEVRVVITTRSSKKSSVWIRHAIKHKVRLLHISGFHHHLILDSTAMFPSLYLKRIRLWYVRLNDWFDKPLNYDWPVLEHLELECCILDTRRISSSSLKVLHIIDCIIGNDLLIGARKLTHLSVIDPECRRGAIVTWDLSSLVSASLSLGSEFHYDDNTEVDHHLLDGLSHATTLELHAPLPELTFERGLQACPMFSNLTSLVLGDWCMAADFYPLFRIVHRPPMLKELTVKLKMEHCETRKEVESASLPSRQAPAIRGYPRIERIKICCSKDDPRIGTLVQALLPIFIPDGKISIEGY